The Gossypium hirsutum isolate 1008001.06 chromosome A13, Gossypium_hirsutum_v2.1, whole genome shotgun sequence nucleotide sequence taGAAATGGAGACCCGAAAATTTACTTTCCCGATAAccgtaaaatttgggtcattacatttttaatataatttttttctccgTTTCCCATACTTTTTCCCGTAAATTagtattaaaaatgaaaatgacattaaatcaaataaatgccATAGATGAAATGAAACAACAAAGAATACCACAGATTTTTTTAAATAGTGAAAAGGGCTAACCATATTTTTAGATTAATGTACTTTCAAAGTTTAAGGGATACTAAAGATTTCGTAAACCTCAATACTCTTCTTTAATGTGGCTTAAACAAAAGTACGTTTACCTGCTATTTTTCCTATCTTAATTGTCTTCATAATCATCGTTATCATTCAATTTACTTAATGTTGTTAAATCGCGAGATGGCGGTTTCGATAACTAATAAAAACTCCTTTTGGGCAGCGAGAAGTTGACATATTTATATTagacatgaaccaaaattaactCTTGAGTGAAAAGATGTTCAAATGCATATCATATTTCGATTAACGAAATCACCATcttgaaaatttataataattcttGTATTAAAATTTCTCTATACGATTTATAAatggaataaattattttatttttataaatgttatatttaattatttctattactACATATTGATTATTTAAGATATATATTACCATTTCATTCTTATGCTACATTCTTAATTTAAAGGGTCAAGTTCTACCACTAATCTCTAAACTATGCATTAGTTATAGACGTAGcccatgtattttaatttaataattcttgatctctttatttcttttttaaaattatgttcttgacttaaattattaaattcattaagttaaattcTGTTAGAGTTGTGACtcaaattcttattaaaataaaatataagtggtAAGATCGGGGATCTATGAGGGCTACACAAGTGGAATCCGTATAGAAGTTTATTTTCTCtgtttgatattgatttgaataaggtgtttcaactttactgcattacttctattagaggttgattagaataaggttttctaaacctataaatagatacaGTCTATACTCCTCTTGtgtcattcgaatttgacatagtcaaTCGTTCTTCTCCTCTGCTCGTAGTTTTTTTCTGAAAgaattttcacgtaaaatcggtgtgttttatttttctctctttttcttgccattatcaacgttctgttttcacaaattttattatttctaaaattttatgtgataaatatatTATTAGGTGTACTACTATGCCTGCTTGTTATTTTCACGTAATACTCGCAAAAATGCGCCGTTATTTTAATATCCATTTAGCTTTAAGCTGATCCTATATATAGTCATGAGATTTGAACCCGCATTTCAAAACCTTCATTCCGGTATTTGTTGCTTTTCTGGTTTAGGAGATAGATTTCGTTGTCTCACAAAGTTGTATTGGCACCAAGTCAAAAAAAGTTTGTTGATTCAGTGTTGATAGGCATACAGTTGGAAATACTAAGTTGATCGGTTGTCGTATTTGGTCTATTGAAGAACACATTGGCATGTCCAATTAAATAGTTGGTTGGATTCCGTTAAGGGAGATAGCAATCACATTTGAAGCGGTTGAGGCCGTTGGTTCAAGTTGGGCCTTTCTACTTCGCAAGGTTATCAGAGTTAAATCATGGACTTGTGTTTTGTGGTTGTTCATTCAATAAGGGTTAGTTGTTAGATGTTCTCCCAATTAATTTACACATGCAAGGATTGGTGGTCTAAGACATCCTCCATCATTATAATTGGCTTATCGGTCAAAGGAGAAGACTTGCTATTGAAAATTTGTTCGAAATGGGAGCAAAAACTAAACCTAAAGCTAAAATTTCATCATGTtcgtttattcaattaaattttgttgtgcttatttttactattatttttatttcgatttcgatttcaattactattattattattattatttttatcatatttagattcctccttttatttttgtataaatcATCACATGTCATGGGTTTGCCTAGACACTCAACCTGATCGAATCAAACAACAATTTTAGATATTTCAATCTTTGTAGGGTTAGTCCTACTCCTTACTATTATCTATATTCAATTTAGGTGTAGAGATTTGTTTTTGATAGATTTAACAACCATCAAAAGCATATAATCTTCCAAGGTAGCGCATAGGGATtgaaaagggaaaaggaaaagagaggtgactaattgaaaaaagaaaaagagaattcaAGTAATACTTGCCTACGTTAAAATCCCAGTAtccaatataaaaacataaaatattaagcaGCATATATGAATtcacatattaaataatttggatttattttcattAGTCAAAAGTTtccaccaaaaagaaaaagagatgctTCATTGCCTTTCCCCATTCATTGCCTCTTAAAGTTCAATTATATTCCCCCAATTTTCGGCTTTTTAACCAACCCGTTAAATGGGGCATGGGATGCAATTCATAATGACATGCACTACTTGTTAAGGTTCACACCTCCACCCTTATTGTGTGTTCTTTCACCAAGTAACAAAATGGTCATTCAATTAattgtgtttatatttttttttatctaattccATTCATTGCTGTTAATTTCAGTCATTATGATCCAAATCTATTCGCTTATTTCTTTTCAATGGGACCCGAACattcatttttacttttattcgcATAAACCGTGTGACACCCCTTGAGATCAAAGTAGTGTCATACTCATTGAACTATATGATAAAGTTCTCATATTGATGCGCCATTCCTTTGACATAAACCTCATTGGCAAGTTATGAATTTGAACCCAAAACTTGTAATAGATCTTCTCCCGATTCTAATTTGTGGAAGATGATTAGATGTCTAGTAAGAAAACCACGACCACTTTAACCAACAACTATAACTAGCTGTTGTTAGATGTCCctataattaatttatacatGAAAAGGTTGATGGTCGATGGCACCCTCGaccactataactagcttattagTCAAAGGAGAAGGCTTGCTATCAAGAATTGGTTTGAAACTGGAGCAAAAATCAATTCTGAAGCTAGAATTTTATCatattagtttatttaattaaaaattgttttgcttatttttactattattatttttacttttatcatatttaaattctactttttatttttgtatagaCCATCGCATGTTGTGGCCTTATTTAGACACGTAGCCTAGTGTAATCGATCGAACAATAATTTTTAGATAACTTTCTATACTgctatttatatataatatatatagtttaagtgtaagaatttattttttttattcgaatTCATTAAAAAGCAGACAATATTAGAGCTTAAATTCTAAATCaatgttaaaaattatatatatttggtacATATAAAGCAAAATTGGCATGCAATGGGTTGTAATTGGTTTGAATTACACAATTgagtatattaattattaataatatattattttaaattaattatcatttaattagtgTTATGTTATATACCAATTCAAATTAAGATTTATCATTATAAATAACATTCAACAAAAGGAGATTATTAAATTGACATGCTTGAAGTGTCTAGAAAATAATacagtattaaaataataatttttcaaaaaatattataagtCATATTCAAATAACAATGACATCaaaaagtgattaaaaactattttaataaatgacGAGGTAAAATTATAATATCCATTCATCATTATTATccatttatttagtttatttatttagtttacaaTACACATTGttatttggttttaaattagaaaaaaaatgtaaatttctaaaataggttttaaaaatatttttaaaatgtaatatttaaaataaaataaatgggtaTCTAATTAATCacacatgcaaataaaatataACTCCATTCTTGAATGCACTCAAAACCCAACTTCCATTTATTATTTGCTCAAAGAAAACATCATTCTTGAAGGCTTCACTGCCATTCTTCTTTCTTTGCTCTTTTAAGTTCAATTATGGCGGAAACGTTTCTGTTCGATATTGCAGAAAGGGTTCTGGAAAAACTAGTCCATCTCTCTGTAGACGAAGTTCGCTTGGCGTTTAATGTCAAAACCGATCTGAAAAAGCTGGAGGACACCATGATCAGCATTAAAGCTGTGCTCTTGGATGCCGAGCGGCAACAGCACCAAAATGACAAGCTGCGCCTCTGTATGTGGAAGCTCAGAGACATCTTTTACGATGCTGAGGACCTTATTGACGATTTCAAGTGTGAAACTCTCTGCAAACAGGACGCCATCAATCATCTCAATACCAACAGCTCAAAGGTGCGGTTTTTAGCTTCCTGTTCTACTTGTTTGCCTCTTTCATTCTCTTTAAGAATGGCTCATAAAATCAAAGCCATCAATCGGAGGCTAGGCGAACTTGCCACTGAATGGAACAGCTTTGATCTAAGACAGTGTAGCGACAACCGACATGTTTTTCGCAGAGAGACTATCTCTTTTGTGGATTCTTCTGATGTTATTGGTAGAGATGAGGATAAAGAGAAAATTATTAATATGTTGAGGAAACCAAGTAAGGATCGAAATGTCCCTGTCATTCCCATTGTTGGACTTGGGGGTTTAGGGAAAACCACGCTCGCGCAACTGGTATACAATGATGATCGAGTTATTACCCTTTTTCCTTTGAAGATATGGATCTGTGTTTCTGAGGAATTTGATCTTTCTAGATTGCTCAAGCTGATTATTCAGTCtgtaaatgaaaaagtaaaatgtgATGATTTACCACTTAATGCCTTGCAAGCTCATTTGACAAGCCTTTTGAAGGATAAGAAGTTCTTGCTCGTCCTGGATGATGTGTGGAATGAAAATCAAGCAAAGTGGGTTCAGTTAAGAAATTTGTTGAGATCAAAAGATGGCTTGTCTCAAAACAAAATCATTGTCACCACTCGGAGTTTGAAAGTTGCTTCAATAATGAGCTCGATTCTCCCCTATGAACCGAAGGGTCTTTCTCTTGAAAACTGTTTGACATTGTTTACAAAATGGGCTTTTAATGATGGTGATGAGAGACATTATCCAAATCTCATTAGAATCGGGCAGGATATTGTGAAGAAATGTAAAGGGGTTCCTTTGGCGGTAAGAACATTGGGAAGCCTACTGTTTCAGAAAACTGATGAATCTGATTGGATTTATATAAGAGAGAGTGAAATATGGAGACTTGAGCAAGATGAAAACGATATTTTACCAGTGTTGAAGTTGAGTTACAATCATTTGCCATCTCATTTGCAACGATGTCTTGCTTTTCTGTCCTTGTACGAAAAGGATGAGATCTATTATAGTGACAAAGTCATCCGTCTTTGGATGGCAAATGGGCTCCTTGAGCATCCAAAGCAAAATCAAGAGTGGGAGGATGTTGGCAAACGATATTTGAATGAATTACTGTTAAGGTGCCTCATCCAAAAGGAGAGGGATTTTGGCTTGTATTTTACCTTCAAAATGCATGATCTAGTACATGATCTTGTATTAGATGTGTCTCAAAAAGAGTGTAAAACAGTGAATTCCAAAACAAAAACGGTTGATGAAAATGTTCGACATCTGTTATTATGTGATGAGAAGTCGGTTGAAGTTCTGCGTGTTTTGGAGAAATTGGAAAAAGTTCAAACAGTAATCGTCCAAACTAGTTCACTGAGATCAAAGATTTTTGATAAATCTCTTATAAATCTTTGTGTCTCCAATTTCAAGTATCTACGAGCATTAGCATTAAGGTCACCATTGAGGGCTTTACCGAATTCCATTGGTACCTTAAAGCATTTACGAGACCTTGACTTGGCCAATTGCATGGGTATACAGAAACTTCCCAGTTCTTTCTATAAGCTTCGCAGCTTGCAATCGTTAAATTTGGCCGGTAGTGGTTTGAAGCAGTTGCCTGACAGCGTGCAAAGGTTGATTGAGCTTAGACATCTTGTAATAACCATTGAAGCTAAGCATTTGAAAGAAATACGAGCAGGATGTTGGACTTCTCTTCAATACTTGGAATTGCATGCCTGTATGGAATTAGAATGTTTACCTGAAGGAATGCAGTATCTGAAGTCACTTCGGACACTTGTTCTGATTTTTTGTCATAAACTTGTCTCATTGCCCCGGAGCCTGAAATTCCTAACCAAGTTAGAACACCTTCAAATAGTTTCTTGCCAtcaaatgaatttgaaaatggaaCCACAAGAGGAAGAAGACAAAGACCTTCAGTTGAGCCTTAAAACTCTCTCACTCGTTAATTTACCTGCTTTAACAGATTTGCCACGATGGCTTCTTCAAGGATCTTCTTCCACTTTGCAGCAATTACAAATTATGTTTTGTGAAAATTTGTCCGTTCTACCGGCATGGCTACTGAATCTCACTTCTCTTCATGAACTTGAGATTGTGGGTTGCAGAAATTTGTCAGCTCTACCGGAGGGAATAGACCGCCTCACCAACCTTAGAGAATTGACAATTGATGGATGTCCGCAGTTGAGCAAAAGATACAGAGAAATGGGGGTGAAGATTGGCACAAAATTGCTCACATCCAAAACGTTGTCATTAAGCATTAGGATTGAGGAATGtggtaaaattttgatttcataTAAGAGTGGAGCAGAGCTCGGGTTGGaaatttttgatgtttaaaagttTGTTAATTACTTAATGTGTTATAAAACATTGCATGTATGAAATGTGAAGATGAAGATGGAAGAATGATTACTTTATTTGCATATTTATGTAATCGCATGGTTCGTTTGTGTTTATGGTTTAGaacacttttgttttttttattagtatataaatataaaaaagttataaaatgattatcCAATTAATTTGAAATGATGTGATAGTTGTAAAATTGCtatatgataataaatttaatttttaaatattatatattttgttgatttggttatgattataaaaaaataactccaattaattttttcaataaataatgCTGAAATTAGTTAAAGTAATAATTTATGTTTATtccaaataaaatcaaacatattaacatattatttggTTTATATAATTTAGGCTTGATATCAAAAAATCCttcgtaaaaaaaaatcaattaagtttaTCAAGAAATTTACCCTAATgacaagaaaaataattaaataagaatgaaaatcgttaattaattaatttgatcattaatgacaaaaattttaaaaaattaaattaataaagatatatataattaGAATAAATTTGGACAAATGGTTTGTCCAGATTCAATTTATATGactttaaaactataaaaaaatcatgaaaagattaaaaaatgtaaataattaaaaaattaaaaattaaaaaaatcaataaaaatgtaatttttgaatAACTTGGGTTGCATTCAGATGTATTTTAGGTAGAGATGTTCAAATTTTGGTTAAAACTGAATTAACTGACTGAATTgatctaattcggttaatcggcaAGTGACTGATCTAGTTCGATCAGAAGTCGGTTAAAGGTTTTTTGAAATTTCGGTTAACAATTAATTCGGATCGAAACCGGGTAATTAActgaacttaataaataatattatatattatatattatatgtattaggctATTACTAATTCAATTAGTTAggtcaaatgaacattatcaattttttatatgtcttatatttattttaacaaaaacaaaacaaaacatataaatttcagttaattcggtaaccgaattaaccaaaatattttggtttagttaatttatttttgaaaaaaatttgatttgttaatggttaaaggattaaaaagtCCAGTTAAAACTAGTTCGGTTCGGTTAACCATTTGAACACCTCTACTCTTAGATGCCTTCTTATGGTGCCATGTGCTGCAACGAGTAGGGGGTATAACAGCACTAatcaatcaaatatatatataattgacgAAAAATATTTGACGTGATTGATTGTTCTTAAttattcactttcaaaattaatagggattaaattgctcaATTTTTTTAGAAGGACCAATTTTCTCAATATCGAAATTGAGAGGGACTGTAGTGATATTTTTACCAACATATTATGGGGGAAATAGAAAGCCTATTAATATATTTGATATGCAACTTTAGTTGTAACCTGTAGCATGACGCGTTTGTAGTCCAACGGTTAGGATAATTGCCTTCTAAGCAAGAGACCCGGGTTCGACTCCCGGCAGACGCAAATAAATTTTCCATCTCAAGCAATTTCCCTCTTTCCTTGTTCTCTGATGGAATGAAGGTGAGAAGTGTGTGCTAAATTCCGTAGTAGAAACCCCTACACATCTAACCTTTtaccaatttcttcttttctttttattcattaaagCTTTACCATTTAATTTCTCGAAGGAGAGAGATGAAAAAAAGTAGGGAAGGTGAAAAAAGGTTGAATGATTTacttaataattttcaaatctatatatgaaataatagttgctcttactctttatttctttttaggtaTTCGATAACATCCAATAAATATTCAAATACATGATAAATCTATAGTAAGTTATGTGTCATGGTTCTAGAGAAGAGTCATGAATCACATATTAGTTCATAAATGGAATTAATCTTGAGATATAAATGTTCAAACCACTTTTAACCTATGGGTTGCTTTTTGTGGACAAAATTATAAACCCGaataatttgaagttaaaaatataTCTTCCATCATGACACTATAGCATAAGGTTATTTTTAGTATAATTTTTCATACTTTTCCCGTAAATTagtattaaaaatgaaaatgacattaaatcaaataaatgtCATAAATGAAACGAAACAAGAAAGAATActacaaattttatttaataatgaaaaGGGCTAACCGTGTTTTTAGATTAAGGTATTTTCAAAGTTTAAGGGATACTAAAGGTTTCGTAAACTCCGACACTCTTCTTTAATGTGGCTTAAAACAAAAGTATGTTTATCTGGTATTTTCTTATCTTGATTGTCTTCATAATCGTCGTTATCATTCAGTTTACCTAGTACTGTTGAATTGCAAGATGACGGTCCGATAACTAATAAGAACTCCCTTTGGGCAGCGAGAAGAGAAGGCAAGATGCAAATGCCCATGAATATGCAGTGAAAGCAAAagttgaaattttcatttttcttcaaaaacgtaaattttcatttttcttcaaaaaCGTCTACCCTATACCTAAATTAGAACTTTAATCTTTAATTACCttccaaatatatcaaaattttcattttgcttTAAGTTTGTTGATTCAGTGTTGATGGGCACACAGTTGGAAATACTGAGTTTGATCATCTGCCATATTCGGTCTACCGAAGAACACATTGGCATGTCCAGTTAAGTAGTTGGTTGGATTCCGTTAAGGGAAATAGCAATCAGATTTGATGCGGTTGAAGTCATTGGTTCAAGTTGGACCCTTCTAGTTCGCAACGTTATCGGAGCTAAATCGTGGACTCTTGTTTTGTGGTTGTTTATTCAAGAAAAGATAGCTATTGGATGTTCTTACATTAAATTTACACATGGAAGGGTTGGTAGTCCAAGGCATTCTCGATCATTATAATTGACTCATCGATCAAAGGAGAGGACTTAGGAGAGGacttactattaaaaattaaattgaaattggaGCAAAACTTAAACATAGAGTTAGAATTTCATCATATtcgtttatttaattaaattttttttgcttatttatactattattatttttgtttttatcatatttaaattctcccttttatttttgtataaatcGTCACATGTCATGGGCTTGTCTAGACACGTAGCTTGGtcgaatcaaataataattttagatatCCCGATCTTTGTAAGATCAATTCTACTCCctatactattatttacatacaatttaagtataaaaattaatttttgatgaattagataccaaaaaaaacattaattttcgAAAGTTGTGCATAAGGATTGAGAAAGGAAGGggataagggaaaagaaaaagagaggtcagtaattgaaaaaagaaaaaagaattcacCTAATACTTCGCTACGTTAAAATCCCACtatccaatataaaaaataaaataaaattaagtttccCTGATAAAATATTAAGCAGGATCTTGGAGACACCAAAAAGAAAAGGATGTATTATACAAGTAAAAAAAATCCATGAATTGACTGACGTattaaataatttagatttattttcattattcagAAGTTTCCACCAAGAGATGCTTCAttgcctttctttttttttttattgctCTTAAAGTTCAATTATATTCCTCAATTTTTGGCATTAAATGGGGCATGGGATGCAATTCATAATGGCATGCACTACTTGTTAAGGTTCACACCTCTActcatttatgtttaaattttttcttttgtcaTCCAATTATAGAAAGTAACAAAATGGTCATTCAATTACTTGTGTATATTCCATTCATTCTGATCCAAAgttatttgcttttttttttcaatgggACCTGAACATCCATTTTTACTCTTATTCGCATCAATTGTTTGACATCATTGAGATCAAAGTAGTGTCGTTCTTAATGAATTATCCGATAAAGTTCCCAAATTGACGTGTCATTCCCTCTGACATAAACCTCACTGGAAGTTATGAATTTGAACCGAAAAGAATAAAAGAACCTGTAATGAATCTTCTCCTAGTTCCAATTTGTGGAAGATGATTAGATGTCTATTAAAAAAACCATGACATACCATCGAGTACTCTCTTCAAATCTCAATCATAGTAAAACTGGAATAAACTTCTCTTTTTCCCAATATCCATAATGGAGACTTTTCCCAACGGATGCCATAAATCAACCAATGTATTTCTTATCGATAAAAAGTGAACTACACTGTCCATTAAGACGCAACCAACTAGGCAAAGATTGTAGTCTTCCTCAATCACATCTACGTTCCCTTGGGCTTGGAAAGGCTCATCTTCTTCTTTAATGATATTAAGATTCGCTAATTCCTCCATTTTTCCACCCTAAAAAAATACCCTTAGAATTCgtaaaaatatgaacaaaaaaaaaccctagatAGAGAAGAAGAACGTGCTATATTAGCAAACACTTATATATACtagattaaattgatttaaattaaaaattgaccTATTTTAATAGATAGGAAAACATATGTTTAAACATCGGAGATAACATTGTTGGGAGAGGTAACTATAAATTCCAAAcgtgaattgtaaaatttatatgaaaaataccttcttcttcttttttctttttttttttgacgtATTCAATTTTGTGAGTAATTTTTTTAGCACCATTGTCagttgttttatttcttttttcaaagtAATGGTTAGTTTGGTTTTGTTAATCAAAGTATTAATTTCTCTTGAACTAACGACCTCAATTGCGTGGGTATAGAATAGTTATAATAATTGTTTATTCCTCCTGCTTTGTTTcactatataaaattaacatcttatccttatatataaacttttaaaatgggtaaaattataataatataatataaaaaatccaaatattttatctttaattattattgaagAATGATATTAAAATGGCGATGGATCTAATACTAAGAAACGAAAAAGGGCTATAGGGTGAGAGATATGCCATTGGATGGTGAAGGATTGCTTATTAAAGTTCGGTTTGTGCCACGAACAATAAATAGGGATGCTGATGCTGTAGCCAAGAAGGTTAGAAGATGCAAAATGGGCAGGGGCgaagctagaaattttttttagggggggtcggatgaaattttaattttttgttgtttatatatttataatttgtaaaggattaaatagaatttttataattttaagggggctaaagtgtaattttacctttactatttaatatttaaaaaaattaagggcctaaaatacaattttacattttaggagGGTTGGGGCCCACCGTTAGTTGTTTTTGCTCAACCACCTTCAGCGGCGTATGATGTGATTCTACAAGATAAGGGCCGAGCAAATTAATTTCTAGGTTCTTTCTTGTTGAAGAATTTCAACTTCcttttgttctaaaaaaatattattgaagaattatatttaaaaatatttgcttgactttaaaaatattaaaaataagtagtaaaaattATTGTGCCATTtactcttttgtttttctttctcttattttcttagTTTAATATGAGTAACTAAATTTTCCATTTAGCTTTAGGCTGATAAACAATCCTATAGATAGCCGTGAGATTTGAACCCGCATTTCCAAACCTTCATTTcggtatttattttttttatttatgagatAAATTCTATCGTCGCACAAAATTGTATTGATACTAAGTTAAAAAGAACCTGTTGATTGAGTGTTAATAGGCATATTGTTGGAAGTACCGAGTTGATTGCTTGTCGTATTTGATTTACCGAaaaacacatgggcatgtccaaTTAAGTAGTAGGTTGGATTCTGTCAAAGAAATAGCAATTAGATTTGAAGCGGTTGAGGTCGTTGGTTAAAGTTGGACCCTTCTAGTTTACAAGGCTATGAGCTAAATTGTGGACGTGTGTTTTATGGTTGTTCGTTCAGTAAAAGTTAGTTGTTAGATGTTCCCGCAATTAATTTATACATGAAAGGATTGGTGGTTTAAGGCATCCTCAACCACTATAATTAGCTTATCAGTCAAAGGAGAAGACTTGCTATCAAGAATTGGTTCGAAATAGGAGCAAAAATCATTCCCAAAGCTAGAATTTCATCAAGttggtttatttaattaatt carries:
- the LOC107938790 gene encoding putative disease resistance protein RGA3, giving the protein MAETFLFDIAERVLEKLVHLSVDEVRLAFNVKTDLKKLEDTMISIKAVLLDAERQQHQNDKLRLCMWKLRDIFYDAEDLIDDFKCETLCKQDAINHLNTNSSKVRFLASCSTCLPLSFSLRMAHKIKAINRRLGELATEWNSFDLRQCSDNRHVFRRETISFVDSSDVIGRDEDKEKIINMLRKPSKDRNVPVIPIVGLGGLGKTTLAQLVYNDDRVITLFPLKIWICVSEEFDLSRLLKLIIQSVNEKVKCDDLPLNALQAHLTSLLKDKKFLLVLDDVWNENQAKWVQLRNLLRSKDGLSQNKIIVTTRSLKVASIMSSILPYEPKGLSLENCLTLFTKWAFNDGDERHYPNLIRIGQDIVKKCKGVPLAVRTLGSLLFQKTDESDWIYIRESEIWRLEQDENDILPVLKLSYNHLPSHLQRCLAFLSLYEKDEIYYSDKVIRLWMANGLLEHPKQNQEWEDVGKRYLNELLLRCLIQKERDFGLYFTFKMHDLVHDLVLDVSQKECKTVNSKTKTVDENVRHLLLCDEKSVEVLRVLEKLEKVQTVIVQTSSLRSKIFDKSLINLCVSNFKYLRALALRSPLRALPNSIGTLKHLRDLDLANCMGIQKLPSSFYKLRSLQSLNLAGSGLKQLPDSVQRLIELRHLVITIEAKHLKEIRAGCWTSLQYLELHACMELECLPEGMQYLKSLRTLVLIFCHKLVSLPRSLKFLTKLEHLQIVSCHQMNLKMEPQEEEDKDLQLSLKTLSLVNLPALTDLPRWLLQGSSSTLQQLQIMFCENLSVLPAWLLNLTSLHELEIVGCRNLSALPEGIDRLTNLRELTIDGCPQLSKRYREMGVKIGTKLLTSKTLSLSIRIEECGKILISYKSGAELGLEIFDV